In Rosa chinensis cultivar Old Blush chromosome 1, RchiOBHm-V2, whole genome shotgun sequence, a genomic segment contains:
- the LOC112195017 gene encoding poly(rC)-binding protein 4 isoform X1: protein MAEPGQMPIYPQQIQMPPTFIPIPASQPAHPPSMKRRRDDDFPPMQIGPEPLDPAPKRRAKAQDVIFRVVVPSRQIGKVIGKEGCRIQKIREDSKATIKIADAIARHEERVIIISSKDGDEDTTDAENALQQIAGLILKDDENSADAAKVGAGHVAANTIRLLIAGSQAGSLIGMSGQNIEKLRNSSGATITILAPSQLPLCASAHESDRVVQISGDVPAVQKGLEEIGCQLRENPPRQVISISPAYNYTAIRPPQVQPYMDPTSAEYITFEMLISETMVGGLIGRCGSNISRIRNESGAMIKVYGGKGEQKHRQIQFCGNPQQVALAKQRVDEYIYSQLIQQAGNSKGEAEYSDFVPPFRHSAP from the exons ATGGCGGAGCCCGGCCAAATGCCCATATACCCCCAACAAATCCAAATGCCACCCACCTTCATACCCATACCAGCCTCCCAACCCGCGCACCCGCCCTCCATGAAGCGCCGCCGCGACGACGATTTTCCGCCGATGCAAATCGGGCCGGAACCCCTGGACCCAGCCCCAAAGCGCCGGGCCAAGGCCCAAGACGTCATCTTCCGAGTCGTGGTCCCGTCCAGACAGATCGGCAAGGTCATCGGCAAAGAAGGCTGCCGAATCCAGAAGATTCGTGAAGACTCCAAGGCCACCATCAAAATCGCCGACGCCATAGCT AGGCACGAGGAGCGTGTGATTATAATAAGCTCAaaggatggtgatgaagatactACTGATGCCGAGAATGCCCTGCAGCAAATAGCTGGCTTAATTCTCAAG GATGATGAGAATAGTGCTGATGCGGCAAAAGTTGGTGCGGGACATGTGGCTGCGAATACGATAAGACTTTTGATTGCTGGTTCCCAAGCAGGTTCTTTAATTGGGATGTCTGGTCAGAATATTGAGAAATTGAGGAACTCCTCTGGGGCCACAATCACAATCCTTGCTCCAAGCCAGTTGCCTTTGTGTGCGTCTGCCCATGAATCTGATCGAGTGGTACAG ATATCAGGTGATGTCCCTGCTGTTCAGAAAGGTCTGGAAGAGATTGGTTGTCAACTAAG aGAAAACCCCCCTCGGCAAGTGATTTCTATCAGTCCCGCTTATAACTATACAGCTATTAGGCCACCTCAAGTTCAACCATACATGGACCCAACTTCAG CTGAATATATTACTTTCGAGATGTTGATATCGGAAACAATGGTTGGTGGGTTGATTGGTAGATGCGGCTCCAACATTTCAAGGATCAGAAATGAGTCTGGCGCAATGATCAAG GTTTATGGTGGGAAAGGTGAACAAAAGCATAGGCAAATTCAGTTTTGTGGTAATCCTCAGCAG GTGGCATTGGCAAAGCAGCGGGTTGATGAGTACATCTACTCCCAGTTGATACAACAAGCAG GTAACAGTAAAGGTGAAGCGGAGTATTCAGATTTTGTACCACCGTTTCGGCATTCAGCACCATAG
- the LOC112195017 gene encoding poly(rC)-binding protein 4 isoform X3: MAEPGQMPIYPQQIQMPPTFIPIPASQPAHPPSMKRRRDDDFPPMQIGPEPLDPAPKRRAKAQDVIFRVVVPSRQIGKVIGKEGCRIQKIREDSKATIKIADAIARHEERVIIISSKDGDEDTTDAENALQQIAGLILKDDENSADAAKVGAGHVAANTIRLLIAGSQAGSLIGMSGQNIEKLRNSSGATITILAPSQLPLCASAHESDRVVQISGDVPAVQKGLEEIGCQLRENPPRQVISISPAYNYTAIRPPQVQPYMDPTSAEYITFEMLISETMVGGLIGRCGSNISRIRNESGAMIKVYGGKGEQKHRQIQFCGNPQQVALAKQRVDEYIYSQLIQQAGAQQTA; encoded by the exons ATGGCGGAGCCCGGCCAAATGCCCATATACCCCCAACAAATCCAAATGCCACCCACCTTCATACCCATACCAGCCTCCCAACCCGCGCACCCGCCCTCCATGAAGCGCCGCCGCGACGACGATTTTCCGCCGATGCAAATCGGGCCGGAACCCCTGGACCCAGCCCCAAAGCGCCGGGCCAAGGCCCAAGACGTCATCTTCCGAGTCGTGGTCCCGTCCAGACAGATCGGCAAGGTCATCGGCAAAGAAGGCTGCCGAATCCAGAAGATTCGTGAAGACTCCAAGGCCACCATCAAAATCGCCGACGCCATAGCT AGGCACGAGGAGCGTGTGATTATAATAAGCTCAaaggatggtgatgaagatactACTGATGCCGAGAATGCCCTGCAGCAAATAGCTGGCTTAATTCTCAAG GATGATGAGAATAGTGCTGATGCGGCAAAAGTTGGTGCGGGACATGTGGCTGCGAATACGATAAGACTTTTGATTGCTGGTTCCCAAGCAGGTTCTTTAATTGGGATGTCTGGTCAGAATATTGAGAAATTGAGGAACTCCTCTGGGGCCACAATCACAATCCTTGCTCCAAGCCAGTTGCCTTTGTGTGCGTCTGCCCATGAATCTGATCGAGTGGTACAG ATATCAGGTGATGTCCCTGCTGTTCAGAAAGGTCTGGAAGAGATTGGTTGTCAACTAAG aGAAAACCCCCCTCGGCAAGTGATTTCTATCAGTCCCGCTTATAACTATACAGCTATTAGGCCACCTCAAGTTCAACCATACATGGACCCAACTTCAG CTGAATATATTACTTTCGAGATGTTGATATCGGAAACAATGGTTGGTGGGTTGATTGGTAGATGCGGCTCCAACATTTCAAGGATCAGAAATGAGTCTGGCGCAATGATCAAG GTTTATGGTGGGAAAGGTGAACAAAAGCATAGGCAAATTCAGTTTTGTGGTAATCCTCAGCAG GTGGCATTGGCAAAGCAGCGGGTTGATGAGTACATCTACTCCCAGTTGATACAACAAGCAGGTGCTCAACAGACAGC GTAA
- the LOC112195017 gene encoding poly(rC)-binding protein 4 isoform X2: MAEPGQMPIYPQQIQMPPTFIPIPASQPAHPPSMKRRRDDDFPPMQIGPEPLDPAPKRRAKAQDVIFRVVVPSRQIGKVIGKEGCRIQKIREDSKATIKIADAIARHEERVIIISSKDGDEDTTDAENALQQIAGLILKDDENSADAAKVGAGHVAANTIRLLIAGSQAGSLIGMSGQNIEKLRNSSGATITILAPSQLPLCASAHESDRVVQISGDVPAVQKGLEEIGCQLRENPPRQVISISPAYNYTAIRPPQVQPYMDPTSAEYITFEMLISETMVGGLIGRCGSNISRIRNESGAMIKVYGGKGEQKHRQIQFCGNPQQVALAKQRVDEYIYSQLIQQAGAQQTA; encoded by the exons ATGGCGGAGCCCGGCCAAATGCCCATATACCCCCAACAAATCCAAATGCCACCCACCTTCATACCCATACCAGCCTCCCAACCCGCGCACCCGCCCTCCATGAAGCGCCGCCGCGACGACGATTTTCCGCCGATGCAAATCGGGCCGGAACCCCTGGACCCAGCCCCAAAGCGCCGGGCCAAGGCCCAAGACGTCATCTTCCGAGTCGTGGTCCCGTCCAGACAGATCGGCAAGGTCATCGGCAAAGAAGGCTGCCGAATCCAGAAGATTCGTGAAGACTCCAAGGCCACCATCAAAATCGCCGACGCCATAGCT AGGCACGAGGAGCGTGTGATTATAATAAGCTCAaaggatggtgatgaagatactACTGATGCCGAGAATGCCCTGCAGCAAATAGCTGGCTTAATTCTCAAG GATGATGAGAATAGTGCTGATGCGGCAAAAGTTGGTGCGGGACATGTGGCTGCGAATACGATAAGACTTTTGATTGCTGGTTCCCAAGCAGGTTCTTTAATTGGGATGTCTGGTCAGAATATTGAGAAATTGAGGAACTCCTCTGGGGCCACAATCACAATCCTTGCTCCAAGCCAGTTGCCTTTGTGTGCGTCTGCCCATGAATCTGATCGAGTGGTACAG ATATCAGGTGATGTCCCTGCTGTTCAGAAAGGTCTGGAAGAGATTGGTTGTCAACTAAG aGAAAACCCCCCTCGGCAAGTGATTTCTATCAGTCCCGCTTATAACTATACAGCTATTAGGCCACCTCAAGTTCAACCATACATGGACCCAACTTCAG CTGAATATATTACTTTCGAGATGTTGATATCGGAAACAATGGTTGGTGGGTTGATTGGTAGATGCGGCTCCAACATTTCAAGGATCAGAAATGAGTCTGGCGCAATGATCAAG GTTTATGGTGGGAAAGGTGAACAAAAGCATAGGCAAATTCAGTTTTGTGGTAATCCTCAGCAG GTGGCATTGGCAAAGCAGCGGGTTGATGAGTACATCTACTCCCAGTTGATACAACAAGCAGGTGCTCAACAGACAGCGTAA
- the LOC112176475 gene encoding transcription termination factor MTEF18, mitochondrial, translating to MPLPKSLFTLLSHHFSTAAKTTTNLPKVPNVPTKYKSEAINQAQKVLTDYLHTTRSLPYTYAEHISKNALFSLANLVKKVPYSAPNFPRSFQRFLRYHPINEFEFFFESIGIEYSQVSEFLPTNTFFFSEDETVLDAACVLSGFGFPWKMLGKLYREEHCIFRESSEELKARLCGFKEYGWSNLSVVGMCLAFPRLLRVDGELGGEVVALMDDLKRVFVELDIANCVEGNVDTWYEVCRTVRVFYDLGIEKGKVGELLGRKKDIFLQHPEEVLVRKANYFCRLGVRKEDVGLLLLQRPEVLNLELEKTVISTLGLLKHLGLNENELKEVSQKYPYAMGRNKMVNVPHLMRALDLHEWFFTRIKNEHQLLANYVLSDSDEEHMKKEFSNGLEQFQSCKTPLHAMKKLNFMHGIGFGENPLTLKVLARIHGRSSELQKRFDILLNAGLEFSQLCLIISTAPKILNQNPEYLEEKVNFLCGEMKSSLEYLNVFPAFLCFDLENRIKPRYRFFAWLKEKGLHPESYSFATMIATSEKRFVAQAFTIHPAAPKHWFECFLI from the coding sequence ATGCCCCTCCCCAAATCCCTCTTCACGCTCCTCTCTCACCACTTCTCCACTGCCGCCAAAACCACCACAAACCTCCCAAAAGTCCCCAATGTCCCCACCAAGTACAAGTCCGAAGCCATCAACCAAGCCCAGAAAGTCCTCACTGACTACCTCCACACCACCAGGTCCCTACCCTACACCTACGCCGAGCACATCAGCAAGAACGCTCTCTTCTCCCTCGCCAATCTCGTCAAGAAGGTCCCCTACTCCGCCCCCAACTTCCCCAGAAGCTTCCAGAGGTTCCTCAGGTACCACCCCATCAATGAATTTGAGTTTTTCTTTGAAAGCATTGGCATAGAGTACTCCCAAGTCTCTGAGTTTTTACCAACCAATACGTTTTTCTTTTCGGAAGACGAGACTGTTTTGGATGCTGCTTGTGTGCTTAGTGGTTTCGGGTTTCCGTGGAAAATGTTGGGGAAGTTGTATAGGGAGGAGCATTGTATTTTTCGAGAGAGTTCCGAGGAGTTGAAAGCTAGGCTTTGTGGGTTTAAGGAGTACGGGTGGAGTAATCTTTCGGTTGTGGGGATGTGCTTGGCTTTCCCTCGGTTGTTGCGCGTCGACGGGGAATTGGGTGGGGAGGTTGTGGCATTGATGGATGATTTGAAGAGGGTTTTTGTGGAGCTTGATATTGCAAATTGTGTTGAGGGAAATGTGGATACTTGGTATGAGGTTTGTAGGACGGTGAGGGTGTTTTATGATTTGGGTATCGAAAAAGGGAAGGTGGGGGAGCTGTTGGGTAGGAAGAAAGATATTTTTCTTCAACACCCGGAAGAGGTGTTGGTTCGGAAAGCTAATTACTTCTGTAGATTAGGTGTTAGGAAGGAGGATGTAGGTTTATTGCTTCTTCAAAGACCGGAAGTTTTGAATCTTGAACTGGAAAAAACTGTGATATCAACTTTGGGATTGTTGAAACATTTAGGATTGAATGAGAATGAATTGAAGGAAGTGAGTCAAAAATATCCTTATGCGATGGGAAGAAATAAAATGGTCAATGTACCTCATTTGATGAGGGCTTTGGATCTTCATGAGTGGTTCTTCACTAGGATTAAGAATGAACATCAATTGCTAGCTAATTATGTACTCAGTGATTCTGATGAAGAACACATGAAGAAAGAATTTAGTAATGGATTGGAGCAGTTCCAATCTTGTAAAACTCCTCTTCATGCAATGAAGAAATTGAATTTCATGCATGGCATCGGCTTTGGAGAGAACCCTTTGACTCTGAAGGTCTTGGCCCGCATACATGGCAGAAGCAGTGAGTTACAAAAGCGGTTTGATATCCTTCTTAATGCAGGGCTTGAATTCTCACAGCTTTGTTTGATTATAAGCACAGCGCCAAAAATCCTGAATCAGAACCCAGAATATCTTGAAGAGAAAGTAAATTTTCTCTGCGGTGAAATGAAATCCTCGTTGGAGTACCTCAATGTTTTTCCAGcatttttgtgttttgatttgGAGAACCGGATTAAGCCTAGATACAGATTTTTTGCATGGCTTAAAGAGAAGGGTTTGCATCCTGAAAGTTATTCCTTTGCAACCATGATTGCTACCAGTGAAAAGAGATTTGTAGCACAGGCCTTTACAATCCACCCAGCTGCTCCAAAACATTGGTTTGAGTGTTTCCTCATATAG